TGTCCTTGGAGACGTACTGACCGTTCGACCAAATAGCAACGCAGGCGCCGCCGGTCAGCGTCACCGTGATGCCCGCCTTTTCGAGTGCATCACAGACCAGCGCAGAAAGCTCTTCGGCTGACATTTGCGCTACTGGCTTCATAACGGCTTACCTTTGCGCCGTGGCCGGCTGCGGCTCACTTGCAGTTTTGCGCGCAGCGCTTCTGGATACAGTTGCAGCGCCTTTTCCAACATGGCCAGTAACTCTGCCCGCAAAGGATAGCGAGGATTAAACTCGTACTGCCGCGTTGTCCCGATTTCATTGCTCACCAACACACCCGCCTGCTCGAGACCGTCCATAGCCTTCTGCAGCGGATTAAGCGGCGCTTCGAAGAAGCGTGCAATTTCCCGTGCATAACCGCGCTCGCGCGCC
The DNA window shown above is from Woeseia oceani and carries:
- a CDS encoding transcriptional regulator, giving the protein MLGKLLGSLNKERVLIYLVARERGYAREIARFFEAPLNPLQKAMDGLEQAGVLVSNEIGTTRQYEFNPRYPLRAELLAMLEKALQLYPEALRAKLQVSRSRPRRKGKPL